TCATCGGCACGAGCGAAAGAAAGCGCTGCTCCGCTTCGCCGCCCACGGGCGTGTTCTGCCGGAACAGTTCGGTTTCGGTGGGCCCAGGCGCGACGGAATTGACAGTGACGCCCGTCTGTGCCAGTTCAAGCGCCCACGTGCGCGTAAAGCTCATCATCGCGGCTTTCGCCGCAGCGTAAGCCGTGCGGTTCGCCACGCCAAGAACGACAAGGCTGGAGAGATTGACGATTCGCCCCCACCCTCGATTCCGCATGCCGGGCAGCAGCGCTTGTACGGTCTGCACGGCAGAAGTGAGGTTATGACGGAAGGACGCTTCGAGATCGTCGAGATCGATCGCTTCAACGCCGGCGAGCCGGACAAACCCCGCGTTATTGACGACGCCATCGAAGGCGTAGCGCTCGGCCAGCCCCGCGAGCGCACGCGCGGTCGCATTTCGATCCGTCAGATCGACTGAAACCAGTATGCCGGGAAAACTTGAATCGTCGGCGCCGCGTGCGAGACCGACGACCTGGTGCCCGTCGGCGGCGAGCCGGTTCGACAACGCCCGCCCGATACCCTTGCTGGCGCCCGTTACCAAGAATGTACGTTTGAACATCGGAAAATCCTGAAAGGCATAAGAGAGCTGGGCTGTATCGTCCGCAAGGACGTTAGCCCCAACGGGAATTCAAGATGATGCTGCACAGGTTTACGCGCTCGAAGCCCGGGTCCTTGTATGCCAGGAAATCGTCGTTGAACGTGCCGAACGTGGTGGCTGGACGATGCTTCATGCCGTCGTAGAAGGCGTCGATCATCCTGCCGCCGAAATCGGCCCCGCGCGGCCAGGCTGCGATCACCGCCGCGCGCTGTTCCTCCGAAAACGTATCGAAGCCCCGTCCCGCCACGTCCGTCCCCGCTCCCGCTTGCACCAGCGCGATTTCCCCGTGCATGTGCTCGGGAATGCCCGGCGTCGTATGGAGCGCCACAGCGGTCCACACCTTCGCGACGTCCGCCTCGTCGACATGATGGCTGCGCAGAAAATCGCGCGCAGCATTCGCGCCGTCGACTTCAAAACGCAGTTCGCTGTCGCGGTAGGCCGACGTCAAACCGATATCGTGGAACATGGACGCAACGTAGAGCAGTTCCGAGTCGAAGGCGACGCCGTTTCGTTTTCCCAGCAGTGCGCCCCATAAGTAGACGCGTGTCGAGTGATTGAACAGCAGTTCGCTTTCGGTGTCGCGAATGAGCTGCGCGACCTCCCGCGCGAGCTGGCTGTCGGGAATGACTACGCCGGGCATGTCGTTCGCCGGCGCTGTTTTATCGTGCTTCATCGGGTTCCTCAAGCTGGAGATAGCGTGCGGTTTCCGCGACACGCCTGACTTCCGGACCGCGCCGCGTGGTCCGCTGATCCCGCATGGCATTGTCTGGCGGCGCTACTCCGGGAAAGTTACGCTTCCCTTGAGTCATGCAAAAGACCCAAGATCGAACAATCCGAATGTACTATCGCGTCCATGACAAAGCTTTCTATCGGCCTCGATCGCGCCGGACGCATCTCTCTATCAGCGCAAATTTACGGCTCGATTCGAGATACGATCGAGTCGGGCCAGCTTGCCGCCGGCGCGCGGCTGCCCTCCTGGTCGGATCTGGCCGCCCAGCTCGGCGTGTCCCGGGGTACCGTGCGGGCCGCCTATGAACGTCTGATCGACGAGCAGTTCGCGATCGGCCTTGGCGCGGCCGGAACCCGGGTAACCGCGCGGCCCTCGCCCGCGACGACCGGATGGTCGCCCGAGGCGCCGCCGCTGCCTGATCTGTTCTACGACTTCAACGCGGCGCCTTTGGCGTTTCAAATGGGTGTGCCCTCCCAGGACGCCTTTCCGTTCAAGCTCTGGTCACGCATTCAGGCGCGCGCGGCGCGCCGGGCGGCAGCGGCTCCTGTAGGCTACCCCGATCCACGCGGCGAACCGGACTTGCGACAGGAGATCGCGGCGTATCTTGGTGTCTCACGCGGACTTCGATGCAGTCCGTCCCAGGTCTTCGTCACGGTAGGTTTCTCCGGCGCGCTCAATCTCGCGATTCGTGCCCTGCGCGTGGAGGGCAGACAAGCCTGGATGGAAGACCCCGGCTTTCCGCTCACGCGTACGGCGCTTGAGCTGGCGGGAATGACCGTGGCAGGCGTGCCGGTGGACGCGGATGGGCTCGATATCGACGCAGGCACCCGGATCGCACCCAAAGCGGTCCTCGCGGTGGTGACACCGGGCCAGCAGGCCCCGCTTGGGATGACGATGTCTCTCGCTCGACGGATATCATTACTCGGCTGGGCCAGACAACACGAAGCCTGGATCGTTGAAGACGATTACCTCGGCGAGTTGCAGCTGAAAGGACGGGCCGCACCGGCACTGGCCTCGCTCGATCAGGATGGACGGGTGCTGCACATCGGGACCTTCAGCAAGACGATCAGCCCGGCACTGCGTCTGGGATTTCTCGTTGTACCGCCGGCCATGGCACGGCACTTCGGCGACGTCGCGGCGTGTCTCGCGCCCGCCCCCGCTGCATCCGTGCAGCACGCCGTGACCGAGTTCATGCACGACGGACACTATCTTCGCCACCTGCGACGTATGAAGCGTCTCTACGCTGCGCGGCAGGAAGCTCTCGTTCATTGTCTGAAGGAGCAGGCCTCGGAATCGCTCAGAGTGCAGGGCGCCGCCGGCATGACCGTCGTGGCCGCGCTTTCCCAATCCGTATCGGATGTCGAGATCGCTTTGCGGGCGCGAGCTTTCGGGCTCGCCCCAGTTCCTCTCTCTCCCTGGTACACAGGCGATCCGGGGCAGCAGGGGCTACTGCTCGGCGTGACGAATCTGAGTGAAAAAACGCTGCCGGCCAACTGTCACCGCCTGCTGGAACTCGCTCGCGGGCGCTACTGACGGACCAACGACACCTACTTTGCCATCGCTTCTTGGTACAGTGAAAATGTTCATTCCTGGTGCTTTCGGATGCCCGCATGTCACACGACAATGCGAAAGCACAAAGGAGCACGACATCCATGAACATTCAATCCATCGCAAGAGCCGCCTGCACAGCCATGGCCTTCGCCATCGCCGTGCCCGCCGCGGCGCACGGTGCGGCTGAAACGGTCACACCAAACTTTCAGCACGCCATTCCCAACATTCCGGGCAAGTCGTTGACCGCCGTCGTCGTCGATTACGCACCGGGTGCCGCGTCTTCAGCGCACAGGCATGCGGGCTCGGCCTTCATCTATGCCTATGTCGTATCGGGCGAGATCGAGTCACAGGTCGATGAAGGTCCGAAGCGTGTCTACCATGCCGGCGAAAGCTTCTTCGAGGAGCCCGGCGCCGTTCACCGCATGAGCCGCAACGCGAGCGAAACCGAGCCTGCAAAGCTACTCGCCATGTTCGTCGCGGACAGCAACGACAAAGCGCTGACCACCCCATCAAGTAATCCACCACCTTACGGAGTCACCTCATGAGCAAGCGCCTCGACTACACACAGATTGCGCCTGCGGGCGTCAAAGCCCTTGGCGGCGTCTATGGCTACGTCCTGCAGAGCGGCCTGTCGCCGGTTCTCGTCGACCTGGTCTACCTGCGCGTCTCGCAGATCAACAACTGCGCCTATTGCCTGGACATGCATACACGCGACCTGCTGAAAAAAGGCGTGAAGGTTGAAAAGCTGGCGCTCGTGCAGGCATGGAGGGAAGCGGGCCATCTATTCGACGACCGCGAGCGTGCAGCACTCGCGTGGGCCGAATCGGTCACGCTGGTGGCGCAGACCGGTGTGCCGGACGAGGCCTACGACGCTGCCCGCGCCGTCTTCAACGACCGCGAACTGGTTGACCTGACCATCGCCATCAGTCTGATGAACACGTATAACCGTATGGCAATCAGCTTCCGGAACACGCCGCAGGCCGTGATGGAAACGTAAAGACATTCCGGGCGTTCACACCGAAAAGCGCCTGGACTTCGACATAAGCACGCACGATTCTGTGACGTAATAATGCAGCCGCTTTGCATAGGCGCGGCGCGACTGCATGTCTAAAAATAATCACAGTCGTTCAACTGGTTGACCAGAGGCGTCGAGGTTGAAGTGCTCGGACTTGCATAAAGCGAGTTCACCGAAGACCAGCGCATGCTGGTGGAAGTGCTCCGCGTTCCTGAAGGGAATCCCCAAGGAACAAATCGCCGATGCGTTCAACGATGGGAATGAGCATCGACTCCAGTCGACCTTCAGCACGGTGAACGACGACTCACGATGCGCTTGTAGTTGTCAGGATCCCATGCATCAACGCGTGTGCTGTCCACTCGACGGTCATCCGCAATGGTCTTGGCGGAAGTCGAACAGTTGTGGGGAAATGTCATAGCTATCTCTCGCCGGACGGGACGGCGGCAGAAGTCTGCATGTTGAAAAGGAATTGGACTATGAAGATCGCTCGCTTTGTGAGTATGGCTTGCGCCGTGCTTCTAATTTTGGTGCTCGGTTTCGTTCAAACGTCGAACTTGCGTGCCGCTGGACGAGCACCTGCGCCGGACCATCAAAGTTCGGACACGGCCGATAGAACGCCCAACATAGCAATCCCTGACAGCAAATTGGCACGCGACGCTGCCCGATACATACGTGATTCGGAGGGGGAGTTCCTTTTCGAGCATTCGACGCGGGTTTATTGTTGGGCAGCCTTAACTGCGCAACGAAATGGCCTTCCCTACGACCCGGAGCTTTTGTACGTCGCGGCAATGTTCCATGATTATGGCTTGACGGAGAATTACGCTCAGAGCCATCTGCGATACGAGGTCGATGGTGCGAACGCCGCTCGCCAATTCCTGCGAAGCCACGGCGTGTCGGAAGCCACGAGCGAGCAAGTCTGGCTTGCGATTGCGCTGCATACAACGAACGGTATCCCTGCACAGGTTTCACCGCTGGCAGCACTTGTTGCTCAGGGAGCGAACATGGATCTGGTTGGCGCCGGCTACGACGATTTCACCGCCGAGCAGCGAGACGCCATTGAGATGGCATACCCTCACCCGCAAGACTTTGCCGAAGTCTTCATGCGTACCCTTTACGACAGCCTCAAACATCGGCCTGAAACCACTCAGGGCACCGGCTTGGCGGATGTAATGGCCTATGAGGATCCACACTTCGTCCGTAGAGACTTCAGCGCTCTCATGCGTAACTCTCATTGGGCCGCAAGAAAATGAGCATTCAACTCGGGGATACCGGCTGCACCTCACCCATGGCCCGACGCTTTCGCTCTTCGTTGTCTAAGGCGCAGTTGACCGCTGAACGGTAAACCCGATGTCTCAGGCCCGGATGGCGACGCCTATGCGTCGCTTCCGCTGGTGAGCAACGACCGACGCGGCGAGCAGCTCAGAACGCAGGCCCTGACAGAAGCCTTGGGGAGCAGCGACGCGTAGGCGCTTTCACGATCGGATGTAGGGGACATGGGAACGTACTACGGTAAGCCGACCACACACAAAGGTAGCGTGCAATTGTCGGGAATCTGGAATACAACGGCCGTTGGGGTGTCAACTCCGGAGCATCGCTGACTGTCTGAAATTGGCCGACACTTGCCCGTCGTCCCGCACGCGTGCGCTATAGGGCCGCGCGCCGCGCGTCAGACTGTCGCCAACCAAGCCCTGAGGAAAACCGCAAGATGATCGCTCCATCTTTCGCGCGGCAAAAAGTGCGATTCGTCGGCGTGATGGTTCTGACGTGTAGACAACCTCTAGCCTCGCGCGGACCGTCAGGCCAAGCCATTTCCCGAACATCGATAGCAGCGTGCGGGTAAATAGCGGGTAAGAATCAACCATCTCGCTCTGCGATGAGCCATTGATCCCCGGCCCGCACAGCTTTCCGAGATCCTGAGTTGGTTCTGAACAACAACTACCACCTCGTTCATCACGACCTGCCGGATGTTCCGTGGTTTGCGCTGCGCAGCGTCTATATGGCGTCGCGCCGGCAATACCGCGAACGCTCGGGCGGCTTTATGGTGAACGGTTATGGCGAATGGGCGAAGCGTCACGCGTTCGTTCCCGTGACGGACCCCGTGCATGGCGAACTGTCCGACGCGGCACGGACACAGCCGTCGCCAGCCTTTGCGGACCATCGCTGAACGCGGGTTCTCGCACGACGCCGTAAATGACGGAAAAGAGCGGAACCTCGGCGCTTTCGCGCGAGCGCGACCCGGCACAATCGCAGACATGTCGGTCGGCCTTGCATGCGACGAGGGAGCCACTCATGGGTTGGAAAAATCTGCTGATCGAAACACCTGTCTGGCTGATGAGCCGGTTCTATCCGCCGCGCTTCGATCCGTGCCGCGACACGCCGCGTGAGATTCTCGTGCTGCGGCCGAACGATTTCGGCGAGCTGCTCACCACCACACCCCTCTTCGAAGCGCTGCGCAAGCGCTTTCCGTCCACGCGTCTGATTGCCGGCATCGGCAGTTGGGGCCGTCCGATCCTGGAGAACAATCCGTATATCGACGAAATCGTCGAACTCAACGCGCCCTGGAACAACAAGATCGTCGCCGACCGCTCGCACAAAAGCGTGCTGCGCTTTCTGTGGAAATCGCCGGAGGTCGCGGCGCTGCGTGCGCGCGGCGGCTTCGACGTCGCGATCGACGTGCTGGGCAGCTACATGGGCACGCTGCTGATGATGCGGCTCGGCGCGCGCTACCGGATCGGCGTGCGCGGGTATCGTGGCGGCGACAGCGGCTGTCAAGCCCACGTCGTGTATGCACGGCGGCAATGCGGACGCGCCGCGCTGGCGCAAGGCGAGTTGCTTGGCGCAACGGACCTGCCGGAAGTGCGTCCGCAACTCTTCCTGACGAACGACGAGCGTGCCCAGGCCCGGCAATACTGGGCGACGAACACGCTTGCCGGGCAACGCACGGTTCGCATCGTCGCCGGCGTCGGCGCAGGCGTGCCGGCGAAGGCGTGGCCCGCGCGCGAAGTTGGCGCGGCGCTATTGCAGATCGCGCAGGCATTCGAGCAAAGCGGCAGCGCATGCGACATCGTGATCACCGGCAGCGCGGCCGATCGGTCGCGCGCGGCCGAGGCCATCGCCGCCGCGGGTCCGGGCGTTCCAGTCCGCTCGCTCGCTGGCGAAGTGCCGATGCGCATCATGTTCGCGCTCGTCGAAGAGGCCGATGTCGTGCTGACGAACTCGACGATGCTGATGCATGTCGCAGCCGCGTTTCGTCGTCCGACGGTCGCCGTGCTCGGCGGCAGCATCACGAAGCCGGAGGTGCACGACGCGATCTGGGGTTATCCGTCGCACTATGTCAGCGTGACGCCCGAACTGTCCGCGCAAGGCGAACGGCTGCACGAATGGCCGGCTGTCGAGCGTGTCGTGGAGGCGGTCGTGCAGTCGGCCGCACAGGCACAGAAACCGGACGAACCGCGCACGCGGCTCGGCGCGGCTGCATGAAGACACGAAAGCGCAACGGTTGCAACGCTGGAACGCCGCGGGAATCGGTCCGCGTTTAAAATCGCCTGCATGAACAGCGTCGCCGCCCTGCCGATGTATGGCGTATCGCCCGCACTCGCAGCCGGCTGGCGTGCGCTGCTCGCGGACGTGCTGCGCCGTGTCGAGCCCGCCGCCGAGATCGTCGAGCCGCACGATCTGCACGCGTTCTGGCGACGTCCCGATCTGCTGCTTGCGCAGACTTGCGGTTATCCGTACGTGCTCGGACTGCATGAGTACGTGCAACTGATCGCGACGCCGCACTTCGATGCGCCCGGCTGCGAGGGCGCCCACTATTCGAGCTTGATCGTCACGCGCAGCGACGCGCCGTTCGATTCGATCGAAGCCTGTCGCGGCGCGCGCGCCGCCTTCAATGCCACCGATTCGAACAGCGGCTACAACGCCTTTCGGCACACAGTCGCGCCCTATGCGCGCAATGGCAGATTCTTCGGCTCCACGCTAGAGACGGGCTCGCATCTCGGCTCGCTGCATGCCGTCGCCGCAGATCGCGCGGACGTCGCCGCGATCGATTGCGTCACGATGGCCTTTGCGCGCGACGCGTATCCCGAACTCACAAGCCGGTTGCGCGAAATCGGCTCGACGCGCTCTTCGCCCGGCCTGCCGTTGATCGCATCGAAACACGTGTCGCGCGAACAGGCCGATGCATTGCGCGCCGCGTTGGACGAAACGCTGCACGTGCAACCAGAGCGTGCGCAGCGTCTGAAACTCAAAGGCTTCTCATACTTGACGGCAGCAGCCTATGACAGCATCCGCCAGATGGAAAACGAGGCGCGCATAGCCAACTACGCGCGCCTCGCATGACGTCCGGCCCTGACGTTCAACCCGTCGAAGCGGGCCTTATTCGACGTCGAGCACCAGCAGCTGTGCGCCGTCGGCGACCTGATCGCCGACGCCGTACAGCAACTCCGCCACCTTGCCCGCTGCGGGCGCGCCGATCGTGTGCTCCATCTTCATCGCTTCCATCACGATGAGCGGCTGCCCCTTCTCCACGACGGCGCCCTGTTCGACCAGCACGGCGATCACCTTGCCCGGCATCGGCGCAGTGAGGCGTCCTTCGCCATGCTCGGCGTCCGCTGCATGCGCCAGCAGGTTTTGCCATTCGAACGCTAGCGCTTCGCCGCGGCAGAACACATGGAACGTATCGCCGTCGATGAAGACGCGGCCCGTCACATGCGCATCGCCGATGGTCGCGCCGTATTCATGCCGGCCAGCGCCCGTCCACCACTTGAAGGGCTCGGTTCGACCCTCATGCGTCAGCGTCTGCGTGTCGCCGTCGCGCGAAAAGAGCACTGAAAATGCCGACTCGGTTTCGACATCGCGCCAGTTCAGAGTCTGCATATAGCCACTGTTCAGACGCCAGTGCGACAGCGCGTCCCACGGCGATGCGCCATGCGCGACGCCGCCTTCGCGCGTCAGCAGCGCACCGCATGCCAGCGCGAGCGCTTCGACGAACGGCTTCGCGACGGGCGCGAACAGCGCGGCGTGATGACGCTCGATCAAGCCCGTGTCCAGATCGCCCGTCGAAAACGGCACGCTCGTCACGATCCGCTGCAGGAACTCGACGTTCGTATGCGGACCGACCACCTCGCAGCCGCGCAACGCCTGGCTCATGCGCTTCAACGCTTCTTCGCGGCTCGCGCCGTGCACGATCAGCTTGGCGATCATCGGGTCGTAGAACGGCGTGATCGTATCGCCCTCGCGCACGCCGCTGTCGATGCGCACAGGCGCGCGCTCGCCGCCCACGCCGAGGGTGAATTCGACCCCCTCGGGCATGCGCAGATGCTTCAACGTCCCCGTCGACGGCAGGAAGCCGCGCGCCGGATGCTCGGCATAGATGCGCGCTTCGATCGCGTGCCCTTCGACACGCAACTGGTCCTGCGCAAGCGGCAACGGCTCGCCCGCCGCGACACGCAACTGCCATTCGACGAGATCGAGCCCCGTCACCATCTCCGTCACGGGATGCTCCACCTGCAGACGCGTGTTCATCTCCATGAAGTAGAACTCGCCGCCTTCCGTCATGATGAACTCGACGGTGCCCGCACCCACGTAGTTCACCGCGCGCGCCGCCGCCACGGCTGCTTCGCCCATCGCGCGACGCACATGCGGCTGCAGGCCGGGCGCGGGCGCCTCCTCGAGCACCTTCTGGTGACGCCGCTGCACCGAACAGTCGCGGTCGAACAGATAGACGGCGCCGCCGTGCTTGTCCGCGAAGACCTGCACTTCGACGTGACGCGGCCGTGTCAGATACTTTTCGATCAGCACGCGGTCATTGCCGAAGCTGCTCGCCGCCTCGCGCTTGCACGACGCGAGCGCGGCCGCGAAGTCTTCCGTGCGCTCGACCACGCGCATGCCCTTGCCGCCGCCGCCCGCGCTCGCTTTCAGCAGCACAGGGTAAGCGATCTGATCGGCCTGGCGATGCAGCAGGTCGGCGCTCTGGTCGTCGCCATGATAGCCCGGCACGAGCGGCACGGCGGCCGAATGCATCAGCGCTTTCGCCGCGGCCTTCGAACCCATCGCGGCGATCGCTTCGACGGGCGGTCCGATGAATGCGATGCCCGCTTTCTCGCAAGCGTGCGCGAAATCCTCGTTCTCCGACAGGAAGCCATAACCGGGATGCACGGCTTGCGCACCCGTCGCGATGGCGGCCTGGATGATGCGTTCGACGCGCAGATAGCTTTGCGCCGCTGTCGATCCGCCGATGTGCACGGCTTCATCGCATGCCGCGACGTGCTTCGCGTTCGCGTCGGCGTCGGAATAGACTGCGACGCTCGTGATGCCGAGCCGCTTGCAGGTCGCGGCCACGCGGCAGGCAATCTCGCCCCGGTTCGCAATCAGGATCTTGTTGAACATGAGGTGTCTCGATGAGTTTGTTCTGTGCAGTTGCTCAGTTGCGTCGTCGGCCGCGTGAAATCACGCCCGCCACGCAGGCGAACGCTTTTCGAGGAACGACGCGACGCCTTCGCGTCCTTCCTCGCCTGCTCGCGTCTTCGCGATGCGTACCGCCGTGTCTTCGATCAGTGCCGCGCTGATTTCGCGGCCCGCGATATCGTGCACCAGCTGCTTGCAGGCTTTCACCGCGTGCGGACCGTTTGCGCATAGCGTGGTCGCAAGTTGCCCGACCGTTTCGTCGAGCG
This Paraburkholderia phymatum STM815 DNA region includes the following protein-coding sequences:
- a CDS encoding SDR family oxidoreductase; this translates as MFKRTFLVTGASKGIGRALSNRLAADGHQVVGLARGADDSSFPGILVSVDLTDRNATARALAGLAERYAFDGVVNNAGFVRLAGVEAIDLDDLEASFRHNLTSAVQTVQALLPGMRNRGWGRIVNLSSLVVLGVANRTAYAAAKAAMMSFTRTWALELAQTGVTVNSVAPGPTETELFRQNTPVGGEAEQRFLSLVPMKRFGKPDELAAALAFFLSEDAGFITGQTLFVDGGASVGKAAF
- a CDS encoding HD domain-containing protein, producing the protein MKHDKTAPANDMPGVVIPDSQLAREVAQLIRDTESELLFNHSTRVYLWGALLGKRNGVAFDSELLYVASMFHDIGLTSAYRDSELRFEVDGANAARDFLRSHHVDEADVAKVWTAVALHTTPGIPEHMHGEIALVQAGAGTDVAGRGFDTFSEEQRAAVIAAWPRGADFGGRMIDAFYDGMKHRPATTFGTFNDDFLAYKDPGFERVNLCSIILNSRWG
- the pdxR gene encoding MocR-like pyridoxine biosynthesis transcription factor PdxR, which produces MTKLSIGLDRAGRISLSAQIYGSIRDTIESGQLAAGARLPSWSDLAAQLGVSRGTVRAAYERLIDEQFAIGLGAAGTRVTARPSPATTGWSPEAPPLPDLFYDFNAAPLAFQMGVPSQDAFPFKLWSRIQARAARRAAAAPVGYPDPRGEPDLRQEIAAYLGVSRGLRCSPSQVFVTVGFSGALNLAIRALRVEGRQAWMEDPGFPLTRTALELAGMTVAGVPVDADGLDIDAGTRIAPKAVLAVVTPGQQAPLGMTMSLARRISLLGWARQHEAWIVEDDYLGELQLKGRAAPALASLDQDGRVLHIGTFSKTISPALRLGFLVVPPAMARHFGDVAACLAPAPAASVQHAVTEFMHDGHYLRHLRRMKRLYAARQEALVHCLKEQASESLRVQGAAGMTVVAALSQSVSDVEIALRARAFGLAPVPLSPWYTGDPGQQGLLLGVTNLSEKTLPANCHRLLELARGRY
- a CDS encoding cupin domain-containing protein encodes the protein MNIQSIARAACTAMAFAIAVPAAAHGAAETVTPNFQHAIPNIPGKSLTAVVVDYAPGAASSAHRHAGSAFIYAYVVSGEIESQVDEGPKRVYHAGESFFEEPGAVHRMSRNASETEPAKLLAMFVADSNDKALTTPSSNPPPYGVTS
- a CDS encoding carboxymuconolactone decarboxylase family protein, which gives rise to MSKRLDYTQIAPAGVKALGGVYGYVLQSGLSPVLVDLVYLRVSQINNCAYCLDMHTRDLLKKGVKVEKLALVQAWREAGHLFDDRERAALAWAESVTLVAQTGVPDEAYDAARAVFNDRELVDLTIAISLMNTYNRMAISFRNTPQAVMET
- a CDS encoding HD domain-containing protein, whose product is MKIARFVSMACAVLLILVLGFVQTSNLRAAGRAPAPDHQSSDTADRTPNIAIPDSKLARDAARYIRDSEGEFLFEHSTRVYCWAALTAQRNGLPYDPELLYVAAMFHDYGLTENYAQSHLRYEVDGANAARQFLRSHGVSEATSEQVWLAIALHTTNGIPAQVSPLAALVAQGANMDLVGAGYDDFTAEQRDAIEMAYPHPQDFAEVFMRTLYDSLKHRPETTQGTGLADVMAYEDPHFVRRDFSALMRNSHWAARK
- a CDS encoding glycosyltransferase family 9 protein — translated: MGWKNLLIETPVWLMSRFYPPRFDPCRDTPREILVLRPNDFGELLTTTPLFEALRKRFPSTRLIAGIGSWGRPILENNPYIDEIVELNAPWNNKIVADRSHKSVLRFLWKSPEVAALRARGGFDVAIDVLGSYMGTLLMMRLGARYRIGVRGYRGGDSGCQAHVVYARRQCGRAALAQGELLGATDLPEVRPQLFLTNDERAQARQYWATNTLAGQRTVRIVAGVGAGVPAKAWPAREVGAALLQIAQAFEQSGSACDIVITGSAADRSRAAEAIAAAGPGVPVRSLAGEVPMRIMFALVEEADVVLTNSTMLMHVAAAFRRPTVAVLGGSITKPEVHDAIWGYPSHYVSVTPELSAQGERLHEWPAVERVVEAVVQSAAQAQKPDEPRTRLGAAA
- a CDS encoding phosphate/phosphite/phosphonate ABC transporter substrate-binding protein; this translates as MNSVAALPMYGVSPALAAGWRALLADVLRRVEPAAEIVEPHDLHAFWRRPDLLLAQTCGYPYVLGLHEYVQLIATPHFDAPGCEGAHYSSLIVTRSDAPFDSIEACRGARAAFNATDSNSGYNAFRHTVAPYARNGRFFGSTLETGSHLGSLHAVAADRADVAAIDCVTMAFARDAYPELTSRLREIGSTRSSPGLPLIASKHVSREQADALRAALDETLHVQPERAQRLKLKGFSYLTAAAYDSIRQMENEARIANYARLA
- a CDS encoding acetyl/propionyl/methylcrotonyl-CoA carboxylase subunit alpha, producing the protein MFNKILIANRGEIACRVAATCKRLGITSVAVYSDADANAKHVAACDEAVHIGGSTAAQSYLRVERIIQAAIATGAQAVHPGYGFLSENEDFAHACEKAGIAFIGPPVEAIAAMGSKAAAKALMHSAAVPLVPGYHGDDQSADLLHRQADQIAYPVLLKASAGGGGKGMRVVERTEDFAAALASCKREAASSFGNDRVLIEKYLTRPRHVEVQVFADKHGGAVYLFDRDCSVQRRHQKVLEEAPAPGLQPHVRRAMGEAAVAAARAVNYVGAGTVEFIMTEGGEFYFMEMNTRLQVEHPVTEMVTGLDLVEWQLRVAAGEPLPLAQDQLRVEGHAIEARIYAEHPARGFLPSTGTLKHLRMPEGVEFTLGVGGERAPVRIDSGVREGDTITPFYDPMIAKLIVHGASREEALKRMSQALRGCEVVGPHTNVEFLQRIVTSVPFSTGDLDTGLIERHHAALFAPVAKPFVEALALACGALLTREGGVAHGASPWDALSHWRLNSGYMQTLNWRDVETESAFSVLFSRDGDTQTLTHEGRTEPFKWWTGAGRHEYGATIGDAHVTGRVFIDGDTFHVFCRGEALAFEWQNLLAHAADAEHGEGRLTAPMPGKVIAVLVEQGAVVEKGQPLIVMEAMKMEHTIGAPAAGKVAELLYGVGDQVADGAQLLVLDVE